The genome window cgtacagacgatacaatgttgccatgctaatccatgctaaaaaaattaaaaaattcaaaaagttcagaattttataaaatttggtgaacatattctttagtgccaaattttacgacacaaattttttaagatttttcttctacacagttatcgagtaattgatcactaaagtttacgtgtataagcatagcgtttccatatatatagatatacattccgggcatgataaatctgctttaatgcgtaattactcgataactaagtagaagaaaattttgaaaaaatttgagttttcgcacttgatgttgaagaacattatcaccaaatttgatcaatttcttaatattttgacttctgtaccgaaactccttaatcatcgagtcaacataaattttacgacgtttccttggtgaactgtgtttggaaaaaatagcacagttcaaagctttgtcacagcaaaatacgcaatttaaaaattttcattcagaattgacttggaaattagaatatttttggtaaaaaccttcaaaatgggcgatatagaaGCCGGCATAGTAtggcagcatagtaattcttactattttgtTTATCTCCGTGTTCCTTTATTGCCTGAAATCAGCCAAAATTCGCAGTCACGCGCcgttaaaaaatgtgtatgtAATTCGGTTGAAAACCAACAAAAATCTGTGGCTCgataatttttacaaattatcGGTATTCGCAATTTTTCCTTCGTCGGATTTTCAGGTGTTGGAATCGCAGAATCGAATGGTTGAAAGCATCGCGTTGTTTTTGCTGTGAGGAATCCTGCGTCGAGATTTcgccaaaaaaataaaaatccaaaaaaagcGGCCTTCGGGGAGGCCAACACTTGGATGGGCGACCGCTCGTTTCCCCAAGTTTCTGATGGCCTTAATCGGCTCAACCGGCTCGCGGGAACGGGAACGATAAAGCGAGGGGGAAAGTGACGTCACAGGGAAGGGACGAAATCGGAAGAGGTTTACGCAGGAACAACGGAAACgtaaaaaactgaatttttgataaaattgttCCTATCTGAGCAGTATTTGTCgatatttccaatttttccaggCACAGAAACCATAAACCGGGCACCTCcttaaaaataattgagaagaaaattcgattatttcgtaTCATTACGATTCGTAAACGTGCTTAAAAACTCGCTGCTTTCGACGTCCTGACATTTTGGCAGACGCGAACGCGAGCAATTTGTATATTTCTCTGTTCTTCTTCGACCTCGTCGAGTTTCATTGtcgaagagcaaaaaaaataatctttagTGGTTGTGCATTTGACGATAAACTAAAAGTTCTATGCGTCTCGCGACAttcgtattataaaatttctttctcGGTGGATACAATGGCACGCCGAAAAACTCGAGGCGAAGCAATTTTACGGCGAACATTACACACGGTTATACGATTTTCCGCAGTTATATTCCGACCGCGCCTAtacgaagaaagagagagagagagagagagagagagagagagagaagagaaactTAGGCCTCTCGATATGGAGCCTAACTATTCACTGTTGTGGATACTGTCAGTGGTTCGGAGGATGAGAAGGAAAGGGGTGCTAAGCGCAATAATACCACCCGACAAGGGCGAGTTTCGCATTTAGGATGGAGCCGGGCCAAATCCGGAAAGACGTGTCTGGAGGGATACCAACTCGCTAATGTCCTGTACGATGCCTTCTCCCTCTCCCACTCCCTCGCTCTGTCTTCTTCTGTATTAACCATAAGCGTGGCTATGTACGATACGAGACTCCCTCGTACGTTTGTACAGGGCATTCCACGACCCAAAACCTTTAAAAACGTTCGAACCGCTCACATTCTGATGCTCCCATGATTCTGCATATTTTTCCCTAAACAATGAACATTTAGTTATCAAGTGCCTTGTAAAATGTTGAGACCGGAATGGAATTCGTCGCCGTTTTTATAAACTGTACAAATGCTTCAGGCTCAACGTGATAATGTAACTAAAAATCATGACTGAAAATCAGTTCGATTACATGTCAATGTCACACATGCGAATGTCAATGTGTAAAATGATCACTCTTCGAGCACCCAAAAGTTCACTCAATTTTCTTTAGTCACTACCCactttataatattttttcgagaGGTACGTTTTATGAACGAGAATTCGTTTAGGCGCACAGTTCTAGCAAAAATTGACGTTGCCGTCACAGGAATATGACGATTAATGAAACAGATAAAACGATAAAGGAGACGTAGATGTCAGAAAAAATTCTTACCTTGATTATAAGAACGAGACTATTTTCGGTCAGGAATCGATGAGAACGCTGATCATGAGAAAAGTCAGCATAAAACTCCCTCTACTCCTCTACTTATGCATGTAGTACGATCCGGTCCAATTCCCTCGGCACAACCAAGAGGACTCCATTTCGTACTCTCTCATTAGCATATAACCAAACTATCCAGCGTATGGAGAATCTCGATCTATCTATCATCAGCCGCGAGTTCGATATTGGTGGATTAAAcgtgatttaaaaatttttaattgcaaAAGTTTTCCAAAGTTGTTGCGAGAATGAAGAAGTTTGAGTACCGTTTGCTAAAACATGCTACACGGTTGTGATATAACCTTGTGGAGTCCGTGGAGAGgaattttctaattattttctTGTTTGTTATAGACGACAACTTTTCTAAAAGTGTCTACAACAACATTCTTCCAAGAACGATTGTTTTGAATCACTTCATTGTTTGTCAAAGAAAtctaacctcaaacgtcaataaATCGAGCTAGGCTATAACACGAATAACACAATTCATGGGAATTATTTCAATCCCTACAAATCTATACAAATTTCAGTCCAGTATATACGATACGATTCATTACGAAAAGTTTTCCTACGAAAAATGGATGATGCTTTAATTGTATAAAATgagtttgtttattttatagaagaatttttaattctGTCAGTTATTGTCTTAAAAGCTTTTCATTTGACTCGATGATTTATGTCGATTCATGTTGCGAGTGAAGCTTAAAAATGTTCGCACGATATGTGATAGAACAAAGTACGAAACTGCAGTTCGGACACTTGGCCAATTACATTACTTTTTGATGATAGACACTTTTAGGTATTATTAACATTTCTCGCAAACTACGAGAGTACCGATATAccgattaaatatttttattaaatatattaATTGAGTACGAAATATACATTCGCAGGAAAATGATCCCATCGGCTTCGACTGTACGAGTGTCGCCATCTAACTAATATGCGTACAAAGTGGTAACTCTTTTGTAATTACCATGCGGGGTAAAATCACTGAGAAGaactctatatatatatatatatatatatattgaaactGACTTGGCGTTACGAGTTCCGAAGGAGATAGTCGGAGTGTGAAAAGTTGTCTTCGTCGGTGCAGTCCGTCAACAAAATAAACTGGCAGCAGCGAGAACCAAGAATTAACCTCTAACATGGAAGTGTTGCACGACAGAAAACGATTTTCTATTCAGACTGTATAATAACAAATGCGCGTGTGCACAAATCAGAAAGAAAAGAACGCGATTTCACATACTCTCGTTTTGCTCTCGTGCTTTCTTTGTCGAAACCACTCGAAACTCTTGGGTCCGTTAGAAGGTTAGGACCTCATGGAGATTAACCATCATGTATATTTGGTACTATAAAAAACGTTACATCACATTCAGCGACGAATCAAACAAGTTTGTGCCGTATTTCGGCGCGAACTAACCTCAACCTCAACATCTCAAAACCGTACCGTGATGTTGAGATGGAATTGAGCGGCGACTGAAACCAAAACAACGGCCGAGACCTTCACAATTCGCCGTTTTTTAATGTTTCCATTTTTGTTGAACATGATTTACGAAAAGTgtcaataattcaaaatttattggtGTCATTACGGACTTAGTAGGAAGATTTAGGCAACGAAGTCAGATTTTAGGGTTGGTGTCTATTTGCGGGCTGCAACGCGATGTGTTAATCAGTTTATTTATAACATCGAGTGTGCAGTTCTTCCAGTTGTATTCATCGGCGCTATACTTCCCAACAATCTTCGCGTACTCAAGAGtatattttccatcattttaaAGTacaatgtggaattattatcattattaagGCTCACTGTCGCCGTACCTTTTCTTGAAACTAATGAACCATGGACGAAATTTGGTTCCGGTTAACCAATCAGCTGGAAGTACTTCAGGTacttgtttatattttttcttagattcgataatatacaatttcgagtttttgGGGTCGACTGTTGGTGACATTGTCAAGTATGCTTTTAtataacattgaaaaataataattagacATAATTGCAAAAACATTGACAtcaagattttaaaaaacaatcaattatttcaaatgtGTTGCAGGTCGAAGGATCTGTAGTTCTCCAACAAGGACAACAATGGATTTCCACTTTTTTGGAAAAGATCCACCAATTCTTAAAGAGTGCTTGCAGCGAAGAATATACCAGACAAATTGCAGATTTGGCTCGTCATCTTATGTATTGGGTTCAAAGATTTTGGGAACAGGTGCAATTCCAATATTATTCTGTACAGTTCAACTCCAGGGCTCTGTATCATCATATGGGCAATCTCTGCTTCAGTAAcggtatttaatttttttataaatattataaataaaaagctttagcaatttgaatttcagatctttatttgaaatttataatatcAAGAAATCAATTAAATTTCTTACGTTATAGTAACGATTGAGATTCTCAACAGGACTTGTTCTGAGTATTTTATAAACCGTactattatattatatttaaacaaattaaaaaaaaatatccaagtTGCTCtacaacgaatcagaaacaaAATCTTCCACGAAATATTGTTAAACTTTGCCATAAAACTAATAACATATTATCGACTGTCTGAAATTCTCAATTCATAGCTTCATGTGAAAGTTTAATATgaacttgaatattatttgGGAGATTAATTGCAACACgtataaattgtatcgatataattatttttaaattggaGGGAGAATTGTGAAAGacaaaacattgaaattaGATTGCAAAAATGTCAATAGAAcaagaaattttattattattttagtatCACGAAGAGAGGTCGCATTTTGTATTGCTGGATTGGGTATTGGTACATTATTAGGATATAATATTGGACTACACTGGAGACACAAGCCAAGTCGAGTACAGTATATGAGAGCCGTTATGTGTCATCATTACATAGGAATTGAGGTATAAAAAGTTATTGGATTAGTAGTATAGAAATTTTGGCCAATTATCGTTCCATAATCTTTGCAAACTTTTTGCCAAATTACTTGATACATCAAATAGGTAtacactaaaaatattttccggaCACGTGGACAGTTTTATTATTGGTTGGGTTACTTACAGCTCAAACGTTATGCTATCAGAAATTCTCTTAGAAGTTTCAGTCGAAtcatgtttgttttttaaagTCATTTTTAACTTTATTTCACCTATTTAgtatagaaaaaatcaattggaaGTACTTGGAGAAATTAGTTGACATCTTAATAGTAATCTTAAAAGATATCTCAAGTAatcttttcaattaaagttgaACTGTAAAAAAAGTCTGAGCAACAACACCAAAGTATCAAATCCCtaatgattttcaatgaaagatTAAAAGAATACGTATCACTGTCAGGGTGTTTCCATGGTAGACGATGCAGAAGTCCCAACGATCCAGAGACCGAACGAGCTATTGATTCAAGTAAAAGCAGCCTCACTAAACGTTGTTGATGCCAAAATATCCACCGGTTATTCTCGAGTCTACAGGAAACTCCTGAACTCTGGAGTAAGTATCTAAAAcgacgctgccgcgtctctagataATGGATAAAATCTGCTTCAAAAAGACATTCTAAGCGAGACAAAATAgtattaagaaaaatgaaatatgccGAGCAGCTAGGAAAGTATTCTAATTTTTTGTCACTTTTGAAATGCTCCTTTCATTAATTCTCTTCCACAACTGTCCAGTCACAAAAGGAATTGCCGGTTGTACTCGGCAGAGATTGTTCTGGCATTGTAGCTGAAATTGGTCAGAGTGTTCTGAATTTTGATGTTGGTGACGAAGTCTTCCTGGCAATGCCTTCTTGGGCTTCTGGTACTATGGCTGAATACATAGTAGTTGCGGAAAGCCAAGTTGCCAAACGACCGAAACACATCAACTTCGAAGCCTGCGCCAGTTTACCTTACAGCGGTTGTCTCGCATGGGACGCTATCGTCAACAGATCTGTCATTGGAGAAGGAAATGCCAAAGGAAAACGGTACGACTCTTATATCAGACTTAAAAGAACCaagatatttaaaaacttcaatttcatgggACTGTAAACGATGTTACAGAATTTTGGTCTACGGGGGTTGTTCTTCGGTTGGCTGTATCCTCATTCAGCTGGCTAAATTATGGGGAGCCCATGTCACGACTATTTGTAAATTAGAACTTTCCAGAGTGGTAAAAGCATTGGGTGCTGACGATGTAATTTCATTGGAAGAATCGAATATCGAGAAAGAGCTTTCTCTTTACGACAAGTATTTTGctgatatacatttttttttaattatgtgACAATGGAGGGATCACTATTCTATGcaatgtgaaaaaaacgtgtattgactaaaaaaaaatctattttcgaTGGTTTTACATATTAGATATATTTacagaaacaatttttttcaaacttgtaCTTTTTGAAACGATTACTGCACCTTTTATAAAACCAATAAGCAAATCAAGGCATAACTATGATAACTTCCTTGTCATATAATTGCAACCATTATACTACGTTTTCTTGCCAACTTGAAATTccaatgcatttttttctttttcagataTCATGCTATTTTTTACACCGGGGGCTATTTGAGCAGTGACTTAATACTCAAGAGACATTTATTGCCACATGGCTCTTTCGTATCGACTATGCCCGAATATCTGACTTCCGATTCACTGGGTTTTGTACTCGGTAGCATTTTCTCGGGCTGCGTTCGTATCAGACTTTTATTGCAAGTACGTATTTGATTATCGATTTCACGTTCCTAAACTACTTTGAAGTATCGAAGACATTTATCAATACTCTTTAAAGCTAAGATATGATTTCTCtaggaatgaaattttatcaagTAACCTTTCTGGGTgtattctatttattttttcgacataGATACTGGTCTTGAATGAGaagaataatttcaattttcaatatgaTTATCGCTTAGAGTTCAACTTTTCTCAACGTTTTCCTTCTTTCACTTTACAGTATATGTTCGGTCGCAACGGCTATCAGTGGATCGAAGGTTCAAGAATAAATAGTAATTATCTTGAAATCTTACGAGAGCTCGTCGACGCTGATCAATTGCAAAGTTTAGTCGGAGCTGCTTTTCGTCCGAATCACATTGAACAAGCACTCCATCACGTGCTCAGTACCGATGTCATTGGTGGTACAATAATAAAGTTTCAATGACGAAACTTCATCTTCAGCACCGTCCAGTACGGAGTCATACAACTTTTCACGTGACGTAACGAAACAATTGGTGCCGAAATGAAGACTGACACTGTCATGATTTTCTATAACTACGACGTTACTCTTTTTTTCCGAAACGAACAAAACAAGAGTATTCGACGCTATGAAGGGTTTTCCAGAGTAATGGTTATAAATCTGAACTTTAGTTCGGAACCGGAATCAGAGTCAAAATGCCGGCAAAGTTTTTGCAATGAGCTCCTTTCCGAATTTTTAGTTATTGGATTTGTCGAAATCCATTTCCGAAACGATTGAAAGTAGAACAAAAAACCATCCAACGAGTCtggtaaaacaaaaattttttataaaaagccGTTAACGACTATTTTCTAACCTTTATCGTTCATCAGTTGAACAAATTCGTTGGTACTTTTGCTTTATGCACGATACTTGGGTACCAGATATTTATTCTCCGGGTGTGATCTTTTGATCCATGTTGATTGGACTCGGACTCTGGTAGTAAATTTGAGTTTCGATATATAATCATTGATTCTTATCGTCTAATTttccagaataaaaaaatgacgattttCCGCGAACAATTAGATAAttcatgttgaaaaaatattgagcagTTTGTGCTCGGCACAATTGGAAGAATTTCATCAAGTCAGtgaaacaataaaaaggaTATACAAGGTGTAACAAAAAGATTTAAAATTCGGCCACGACGCTCAACGCGCTTAGTATGTAAAATATGTAAaatacaatttgaaaaatggccGTATTATTTCCTATTAATACCGATTGGGAAAAGTGCCCTTTGCTGTATTATAATTAATCGACGGGTCTCCGAAATTAATGGGCGTTGTTaagtttgataaaaaaaaacatacacacaaattatgaaacaaaaaatgtttataatctatattttatcgaataaatacataatgaaaatgatcgaTTTGTCAGAGATGAGTATAAAAGCTTACGGAGTAATGGACAATTGACCAAGCATGTTTGGTACTCCATGATAACAGAGAAATTCGAACCAGGTCATAATCGGGACGCCTTATTTCCTTGGTCTCCCGCGCGTTTTCCCAGTCGCTTTTCCTCTTTTAGCTTGACCCTTCTTCAGTTCCTCCGCCTGATTTACCGAATATTTCATTGTAATTCAAACGCCAAATACTTTGCATGTTAACTTCACCGTTCGACTGCACTGTTTTTTTATGGTTCTTAGATGATTTGTGaacaaaatttctcgaaaCTGACTCGCTAGCAGTCGaagggttgaaaaaaaaaaaacaaaaatactcACTTTACGTTTCGTTGGGGTTGTAGTCGAGAGAACTTTGAAAAACGTATCGAGACGACCTTGCGTCGATGTATTGCGTGCCTTGAGTAATTTTTTTGCTCCGTTCCTTATTCTATCTTCGGCAAATTGTTTGTCTCCGCATAAATATTTGACCAAACCTTCCTCATCTGGTTCATTCCATTTTAACTATAACATGAATTCCACAAGGtttaatgaaattgaaaatgatcagacgaattttcattcatttttttataaacttggTCGCGTACCTCAATCTCTTCAGGATCTATTACTTCCGGGTTAGTGAACAGTTCTCTGGCTTGTTTGTAATTCCAATCCTCTGGTATAGGGTACTTTTTCGTGTccaaattttctattattttttcgagtgATCTATGAGCCTTGATTAGTTCTATTGCTCTCTTTGGGCCAATACCTTTTATTGAGTTCGTGTAATCACATCCAAGCATGATGCAAAAATCTATGAACTACAAGTAAATATAAAAACGAGccaaaaatgttcaaaaaaaGTTCAAACGCAGACACCAAAACTTTCAATGTTATTTGttcgattgtttttattttattatttgaacCACATGAGATATGagttcaagaaaaaatattcaacaacTGACGAATTCAGAAAATTGGCAAAACTTCattctctcaattttttcttctttctaaTTTCTCACTTTCTGATACGTACCTCGTTCCTACTGAGTTCCATATCTTGAAGAACTTTGTCATAGTGGAATTCTTGAACAGGCATTTTCCTTGCCTCGCTGAAAGTAAGATGCCTCAACAAGACATTACTTCCAAAGGTTAAAGCATCCATATCCTCTGTAGCTACCGCATAAACTTTACCCGCTTTTACG of Venturia canescens isolate UGA chromosome 6, ASM1945775v1, whole genome shotgun sequence contains these proteins:
- the Fen1 gene encoding flap endonuclease 1, encoding MGILGLSKIIADLAPGAIKEKELKHYFGRKVAIDASMCLYQFLIAVRSEGAQLTSADGETTSHLMGTFYRTIRLVENGIKPVYVFDGKPPNLKGGELAKRAERRDEAQKALQVAEEAGNVEDIEKFNRRLVKVTSTHADEAKQLLTLMGIPFVNAPCEAEAQCAALVKAGKVYAVATEDMDALTFGSNVLLRHLTFSEARKMPVQEFHYDKVLQDMELSRNEFIDFCIMLGCDYTNSIKGIGPKRAIELIKAHRSLEKIIENLDTKKYPIPEDWNYKQARELFTNPEVIDPEEIELKWNEPDEEGLVKYLCGDKQFAEDRIRNGAKKLLKARNTSTQGRLDTFFKVLSTTTPTKRKAEELKKGQAKRGKATGKTRGRPRK
- the LOC122411921 gene encoding reticulon-4-interacting protein 1 homolog, mitochondrial-like is translated as MDEIWFRLTNQLEVLQVEGSVVLQQGQQWISTFLEKIHQFLKSACSEEYTRQIADLARHLMYWVQRFWEQVQFQYYSVQFNSRALYHHMGNLCFSNVSRREVAFCIAGLGIGTLLGYNIGLHWRHKPSRVQYMRAVMCHHYIGIEGVSMVDDAEVPTIQRPNELLIQVKAASLNVVDAKISTGYSRVYRKLLNSGSQKELPVVLGRDCSGIVAEIGQSVLNFDVGDEVFLAMPSWASGTMAEYIVVAESQVAKRPKHINFEACASLPYSGCLAWDAIVNRSVIGEGNAKGKRILVYGGCSSVGCILIQLAKLWGAHVTTICKLELSRVVKALGADDVISLEESNIEKELSLYDKYHAIFYTGGYLSSDLILKRHLLPHGSFVSTMPEYLTSDSLGFVLGSIFSGCVRIRLLLQYMFGRNGYQWIEGSRINSNYLEILRELVDADQLQSLVGAAFRPNHIEQALHHVLSTDVIGGTIIKFQ